One window of the Methyloprofundus sedimenti genome contains the following:
- the brxC gene encoding BREX system P-loop protein BrxC, translating to MIVEEIFTKQLTRNINGVVKAEQMDNDSVYVELDEYVVTQELDRHFREFFEAYLPSCNDKFNPNTKMGVWIKGFFGSGKSHFLKILSYLIENREVEKDGETRKAFEFFKEKITDAMLISDIHSAINKEADVILFNIDSRANTDEAENAILKVFLKVFNERVGYCADFPHIAHLERELDKRGQYQAFKDKFAELTGDTWENNRDAYDFYRDELTEAFAEASKQSPESARQVIEELGNNFPLDVKNFCKWVNEYIESKNGRHVLFLVDEVGQFIGKNTQMMLKLQTIVEDLGTTCGGRAWVVVTSQADLDAAIGNMEKRDGDDFSKIQGRFATKPSLSSSNTSEVIQKRLLAKTEQASKELGEIYADKGDILRNQLSFDKTTTAELKPFSDAPSFIDNYPFIPFHYALVQKVFESIRTKGATGKHLAMGERSLLDAFQSAAKQVKDCPLDVLIPFHNFYSPIESFLEPAVKRTIDQACDLDSLTEFDGNILKTLFLIRYVDTVKSTLDNLVTLSIDCIDADKINLRKQIDDSLNRLERQLLIARNGDEFVFLTNEEKEIENEIRHTDIEPSEVSNKLATIIFDDILRRQNQFRYPVNKQDFKVSRFCNGHPRDGSKLEDLVLKLISPLDAHYENYAHDQHCINHTLDGDGCILIKLGEHKRLWDELTTFIQTDRFLKQNSGQRPEQEHLLRDKQMENMEREKRLRHDFESLFIEADLFAIGTKLPKKAATPSAILEAAYTYVIENTFAKLNLLRPTTGSIEKEIQAVLMADDIAQTNMDFAAEECNPQAMKEVEQYISLKVDRNEALYLRDLVSHFTRRPYGWLDDELLLIAARLGLAGKISFTLQSLPLALNKAYEPFTNSRKRGEIRIQKIRLHDERQLKKAVGLVKTLFAKTFTGSGEKELTELIQQELKKWQEELKSFAIKSQTGHFPGKEKIESGLVLLAGILEQRNSFELIQRLIADADALEEFAEDFEDLDEFYNSQFHTWQSLAEALNNHQANRPALEKQGEALKALKELDRIYEMAEPYGQLRHIKPLIESVQKINDQLVAEKRAHAYARIESRINSITTSLLEANAPDTLKNKALLPLQDCKKHIDKTHSIAQIISDQMEAGAHEDAAIELINEFIESERRKANMVKPEIPAGGSVAKAKITAPQAKRTVTINPAAIMNMMGAGHVFLESEEQVEQYLAKLREQLIKAVNAGDKVRLK from the coding sequence TCAATCCTAACACTAAAATGGGTGTATGGATTAAGGGCTTTTTTGGTTCGGGTAAATCGCATTTCCTAAAAATCCTGTCTTACCTCATTGAAAATAGAGAAGTAGAAAAAGACGGAGAGACACGTAAAGCCTTCGAGTTTTTCAAAGAAAAAATTACCGATGCAATGCTTATCAGCGATATACATAGTGCGATTAATAAAGAAGCAGATGTTATCCTGTTTAATATTGATTCACGGGCTAATACCGATGAAGCAGAAAATGCCATCTTAAAAGTTTTTCTTAAAGTATTTAATGAGCGAGTCGGTTATTGCGCTGACTTCCCTCATATAGCGCATTTAGAGCGAGAACTAGATAAGCGAGGACAATACCAGGCATTCAAAGATAAATTTGCTGAACTCACTGGCGATACGTGGGAAAACAACCGAGATGCCTATGATTTTTATCGTGATGAACTCACAGAAGCTTTTGCAGAAGCCAGCAAACAAAGCCCAGAATCAGCTCGTCAAGTAATAGAAGAGCTGGGGAATAATTTTCCACTCGATGTGAAAAACTTCTGCAAATGGGTCAACGAATATATCGAAAGCAAAAATGGCCGGCATGTTTTATTTTTAGTTGATGAAGTAGGTCAGTTCATCGGCAAAAATACCCAAATGATGCTCAAGCTTCAAACAATAGTTGAAGACCTGGGCACAACTTGTGGTGGAAGGGCTTGGGTAGTAGTTACCTCACAAGCTGATTTAGATGCCGCTATTGGCAATATGGAAAAGCGTGACGGCGATGATTTTTCAAAGATTCAAGGCCGTTTTGCTACAAAACCCTCACTCTCCAGCTCCAATACATCAGAAGTTATTCAAAAACGTTTACTGGCCAAAACGGAACAAGCAAGTAAAGAACTAGGTGAAATCTATGCAGATAAAGGCGATATTTTAAGAAATCAGTTATCTTTTGATAAAACCACCACAGCAGAATTAAAACCCTTTTCTGATGCACCCTCCTTTATTGATAACTACCCCTTCATTCCGTTTCATTACGCATTAGTACAAAAAGTATTTGAATCGATAAGAACCAAAGGCGCAACAGGCAAACATTTAGCGATGGGGGAACGCTCTTTACTGGATGCTTTCCAATCCGCTGCTAAACAGGTTAAAGACTGTCCTTTAGACGTATTAATCCCTTTCCATAATTTTTACAGTCCTATAGAAAGCTTTTTAGAACCAGCCGTAAAACGAACGATAGATCAGGCTTGTGACCTGGACTCACTCACAGAGTTTGACGGCAATATACTTAAAACTCTATTTCTGATTCGTTATGTTGATACGGTCAAAAGTACTCTGGATAACCTGGTCACGCTTTCTATTGATTGCATAGATGCAGACAAAATAAATTTAAGAAAACAAATTGATGACAGTTTAAATCGCCTGGAACGACAGTTATTAATCGCCCGCAACGGTGATGAGTTCGTCTTTCTTACCAATGAAGAAAAAGAAATAGAAAATGAGATACGGCATACCGATATAGAGCCTTCAGAAGTTTCTAATAAACTGGCTACTATCATTTTTGATGATATTTTACGTCGTCAAAATCAGTTCCGTTATCCCGTAAATAAACAGGATTTTAAAGTCAGTCGTTTTTGTAACGGACATCCAAGAGACGGATCAAAATTAGAAGATCTGGTATTAAAGCTAATCTCCCCACTCGATGCCCATTATGAAAATTATGCGCATGATCAACACTGCATTAACCATACCTTAGACGGTGATGGTTGCATCTTAATTAAATTAGGCGAACACAAACGCCTATGGGATGAACTAACAACCTTTATTCAGACAGACCGTTTTTTAAAACAAAATTCAGGTCAACGTCCAGAACAAGAACATCTGTTGCGCGATAAACAGATGGAAAACATGGAAAGAGAAAAACGCTTAAGACATGATTTTGAAAGTTTATTTATTGAAGCAGACCTATTTGCCATCGGTACAAAATTACCCAAAAAAGCAGCAACACCCTCAGCTATTTTGGAAGCGGCTTACACCTATGTGATCGAAAACACCTTTGCAAAACTGAATTTGTTACGTCCCACCACGGGGAGTATAGAAAAAGAAATCCAGGCGGTATTAATGGCAGATGATATTGCCCAAACCAATATGGACTTTGCCGCAGAGGAATGTAATCCACAAGCGATGAAAGAAGTGGAGCAATACATATCACTTAAAGTGGATCGTAACGAAGCCCTTTATTTACGCGATTTAGTCAGTCATTTTACGCGTCGCCCTTATGGCTGGCTAGATGATGAATTATTATTAATAGCCGCCCGACTAGGGTTAGCAGGAAAAATCAGTTTTACCTTGCAAAGCTTGCCGTTAGCTTTAAACAAAGCATATGAACCGTTTACCAACAGTCGTAAACGCGGCGAAATACGCATACAAAAAATAAGACTACATGATGAAAGGCAGCTCAAAAAAGCAGTTGGGTTAGTTAAAACGCTATTCGCAAAAACCTTTACAGGCTCAGGCGAAAAAGAACTGACAGAACTGATTCAACAAGAATTAAAAAAATGGCAAGAGGAACTTAAATCCTTTGCCATTAAATCTCAAACTGGGCATTTCCCAGGTAAAGAAAAAATAGAATCGGGCTTAGTTTTATTGGCGGGAATATTAGAGCAAAGAAACAGCTTTGAACTCATTCAACGCCTGATAGCAGATGCTGATGCCCTGGAGGAATTCGCAGAAGATTTTGAAGATCTGGACGAGTTCTATAACAGCCAATTCCACACATGGCAGTCCTTAGCAGAAGCACTTAATAATCACCAGGCTAATCGTCCAGCACTCGAAAAACAGGGAGAAGCTTTAAAGGCATTAAAGGAACTGGACCGTATTTATGAGATGGCAGAGCCCTATGGACAATTACGCCATATCAAGCCACTAATTGAAAGCGTGCAAAAAATTAATGATCAATTAGTCGCTGAAAAACGTGCGCATGCATATGCGCGTATTGAGAGCCGAATTAACAGCATCACGACCTCATTACTTGAAGCGAATGCGCCTGATACGCTAAAAAATAAAGCCTTATTGCCCTTGCAGGACTGTAAAAAGCATATCGATAAAACCCACTCTATTGCTCAAATTATTAGTGATCAGATGGAAGCCGGGGCGCATGAAGATGCAGCGATTGAATTGATTAATGAATTTATTGAATCGGAGCGGCGCAAAGCCAACATGGTTAAGCCAGAAATTCCAGCAGGCGGCTCGGTTGCTAAAGCCAAAATAACAGCACCGCAAGCAAAACGAACAGTAACGATCAATCCAGCAGCGATTATGAATATGATGGGGGCAGGACATGTATTTCTTGAAAGTGAAGAACAAGTGGAACAATACCTGGCTAAATTGCGAGAACAGCTTATTAAGGCGGTGAATGCAGGTGATAAAGTTAGATTAAAATAG